In the Bacteroidota bacterium genome, GTGTTTGGACGCGCGATGCACATGAATTATATCAGGTACCACGCGCCATTCAGGCAGGTCGTGTTTGGGTAAATTGTTATCACGCTTATCCTGCACATGCACCATTTGGTGGTTATAAAAAATCCGGTTTCGGACGCGAAAATCATAAAATGATGCTTGACCATTACCGTCAGACAAAAAATATGCTGATTTCTTATGATAAACAGAAATTAGGTTTCTTCTAAATAATGAGGATTAATTAATGAGCAACCTCTGAAATTTTCGGAGGTTGCTTTTATAATTTCAATTATGATATTCAGAATTTTAATTACACCCGCCGCTGATGAATTAATTAAGCAGTTAAAATTACAACATGGCGAACTCATGTTTCACCAAAGTGGCGGTTGCTGCGACGGCTCTCAGCCAATGTGTTTTCAAAAAGGTGAATTCCGTGTGGGCAATAGCGATGTGTGTTTAGGTATAATTGCCGATTGCGAATTCTGGATGAGCAAAGATCAGTTTGAATACTGGAAACATACACAACTCACCATGGACGTTACCAATGGAAGAGGCTCCAGCTTCTCACTCGAAATTCCATTGGGGAAACGATTTATTATTCAATCTCGCTTATTTACCGATGCGGAAATAGCAAACCTCAGCCCTGTTTGGTTTTGTGAAGATTAACCGCTAACTGATTTCTTTTTATTTTTGTGTTTCAACAACACAATTATTTTGAAACTGATTGCCATAGTTACCGATTTTCATTTCGATGAATCTTTTCCCATTGAGCAGGGCATCGATGCACATAAAAATTGGCAAATTATTCTCGATGACATTAAAAAACGAAATGTAAATCAGATACATATCGGTGGTGATATCGGTGAAAAAAAATCTAACTTCATTTTTTTTAGCGAATTAAATTATCTCGGAATTCCCTATTCGTTATCCATGGGAAATCACGATTATTACGACGAAGCAAGTAAACACTTTTTTCGGACTAACGCGAATAATGAACAGGCTTTGTATTATACGGAAGAAGATGAAACCAATTTGTTTATTTATCTCGATTCATCATCTGCTACCATTAGCGACACACAATTAAAATGGTTTGAGGAAAAAATTCAATCAACAAAAAAAATTACAGTATTTGTTCATCATCCAATATTACCTGTTGATACGGTGGTAGATAAATTATACGCCCTCACCAACAGGGATGTATTGGCAGAAATGCTTTTTAAGCTTCAACAACCTGTTACGTTATGTTGCGGTCATTACCATCTGGAACATATTCAAACTATAAAAAACATTACGCAGTATGTCACCCCGGCTGTATCTTATCAAGTTAAACCCAATACGGAGGAAGTTGTAATAGACAATAAAAACTTTGGTTACCGACTGCTTTTAATCAGGAACGATAAAATTCAAACTGAATGTGTTTGGTTTTCAAATTGAATTTATTAAATTTGACATAACCAAATTGCTCAGGTTATGAAAATTCATTTGTGTATTATCCTGGTTTTGGTATTTGTAAAAACCACAAATGCGCAGTTACCGATAGCTGCAGATTCTATATTTAATTATATTCAATCTAATTCTGTTTATACTTCTGCAAACTGGTCGGCAATTCAGGTTGACTTTAAACAAAAATTAACCTCCGCATCTAATGATATTGATTCTATTCATGCATTAGTAAGTGTTTTTGAACAACTAAATGATGTTCATTCATCAATCACTTACAATTATAAACAATATGGATATTATCTCGGATTAGAAGATTCAGTTTACAAACGTATTCAACCAATTTTACAACTGGCACAACAGCAAAATAATATTCCCAAAACAGCATTAATTAACGGCAGTTATTTGTATGTATTGGTTCCCGGTTATCAGGCCTGGGGTCAGCAGGTACAAATGTATGCGCAGGCATTGTATGATAGTATTTGCAAATACACGCAATATCCCATACAAGGTTGTATTGTTGATTTGCGGTTAAATTTGGGCGGACAAGCAAGTGTGATGTTGGCGGGATTGAGTCCAATAATTGGCGATGCAAATTTAGGTGGCGGGATATTAGAAAATGGTGAAATGGTATTTCCCTTTTCTATTAAATCAGGCGACTTTTATATTGGCGATAATGTGATGGCTGATGTAACTGGAAAATGTTTAAATACTTTCGACACTTTACCTGTTGCCGTTTTAATAGGACCTGTTACTTCAAGCTCCGGAAGTATTACGGCTATTGCGTTTAAAGGTCGCCCAAAAACCTATTTTATTGGTGAACCAACTGCAGTAGGTTATACTACCGGAAATAATTATGTTGCTTTCGGAGAAAATTTAACCATGCAATTAGCAACCAATTTTTCCTGCGATAGAAATGGTATGGTATATAAGGAAAATGTATTACCGGATATTACTTTTATTGGCAACGATAATTTTGAAAATATTACTCTCGACAGGAAAATGAATTACGCACTATTTTGGCTGATGTCTTTTAAGTAATGTATATCCTGAATCACGAAATCCATTATCTTTACCCAACTATGGAACAGGATTATCGCGAAATAAACAGAAAGTCATGGAACAATCGTGTAGATGCACATTTTAAATCTGATTTTTATAATGTTACTGCATTTCTCAATGGTAAATCCTCTTTAAATGCAATTGAACTCAATTTATTGGGCGATATTCAAAATAAATCAGTCCTGCACCTGCAATGCCATTTTGGGCAGGATAGTATTTCTTTAGCAAGGCTCGGCGCAAGAGTAACAGGTGTCGATTTGTCGGATAAGGCTATTCAAACAGCACAGGAGCTAAATACTAAAACAAATACCGATGTCGATTTTATTTGTTGCGATATTTATGATTTACCGCAATATTGCACACAACAATTTGATATCATATATACTTCTTACGGCACCATTGGCTGGTTGCCCGATTTAAATAAATGGGCTGCTATTATTGCTCAGTTTTTAAATCCCGGAGGAAAATTTGTATTTGTTGAATTTCACCCTGTAGTGTGGATGTTTGATGATGATTTTTCGAAAATTAAATATACTTATCACAATTCCGGACAAATAGTTGAAAATGAAACCGGAACTTATGCAGATAAACAGGCTGATATACAGCAGGATTATGTAATGTGGAACCATGGTTTAGCGGAAGTGTTTACTGCCTTATTACATCATAAATTAACAATCACCGACTTTCAGGAATTTGATTATTCGCCGTATAATTGTTTTAACAAAACCATCCAATTTGAGCCGGGTAAATTCAGGATTGAACATCTGGAAAATAAGATACCTATGGTTTACGCATTGACGGCAGTAAAAAAGTAAGCAACCATTTAATATATTTACATAACAAAAATAGGCTTCACTCATTTCATTCATTACCGGTTTCTCGTTGTAGTATGGGAATA is a window encoding:
- a CDS encoding DUF779 domain-containing protein, with product MIFRILITPAADELIKQLKLQHGELMFHQSGGCCDGSQPMCFQKGEFRVGNSDVCLGIIADCEFWMSKDQFEYWKHTQLTMDVTNGRGSSFSLEIPLGKRFIIQSRLFTDAEIANLSPVWFCED
- a CDS encoding metallophosphoesterase family protein, which translates into the protein MKLIAIVTDFHFDESFPIEQGIDAHKNWQIILDDIKKRNVNQIHIGGDIGEKKSNFIFFSELNYLGIPYSLSMGNHDYYDEASKHFFRTNANNEQALYYTEEDETNLFIYLDSSSATISDTQLKWFEEKIQSTKKITVFVHHPILPVDTVVDKLYALTNRDVLAEMLFKLQQPVTLCCGHYHLEHIQTIKNITQYVTPAVSYQVKPNTEEVVIDNKNFGYRLLLIRNDKIQTECVWFSN
- a CDS encoding class I SAM-dependent methyltransferase, producing the protein MEQDYREINRKSWNNRVDAHFKSDFYNVTAFLNGKSSLNAIELNLLGDIQNKSVLHLQCHFGQDSISLARLGARVTGVDLSDKAIQTAQELNTKTNTDVDFICCDIYDLPQYCTQQFDIIYTSYGTIGWLPDLNKWAAIIAQFLNPGGKFVFVEFHPVVWMFDDDFSKIKYTYHNSGQIVENETGTYADKQADIQQDYVMWNHGLAEVFTALLHHKLTITDFQEFDYSPYNCFNKTIQFEPGKFRIEHLENKIPMVYALTAVKK